The Sporomusa termitida genome has a window encoding:
- a CDS encoding SDR family NAD(P)-dependent oxidoreductase produces the protein MSLQGKVALVTGGGTGIGKGVVAALARAGAQIAIAAVDFVDSSANQYGTKHIGGYMAAQKLAGELQAQGVEVIVIDANITKTADMDQAVRTTVERFGKLDILVNVAGLITCKQVVDLTEDDWDSVVDTNAKGTFVANKAVLPQMKKQGGGRIINFTSIAGKTGYPGLAHYCASKFAVIGFTNALAKELVKDNITVNAVAPGIVATEMWVNLRKAWALPGETEEESYKRCVTSMIPQGVDQTPEDMAKAVLFFIDNPCVTGQTLNVDGGCS, from the coding sequence ATGTCATTACAGGGAAAGGTTGCTTTAGTTACCGGGGGCGGAACTGGTATTGGCAAAGGGGTGGTGGCGGCTTTGGCGCGTGCAGGGGCACAAATCGCTATTGCGGCAGTGGATTTCGTCGATTCCAGCGCCAATCAATATGGAACTAAACATATTGGGGGATATATGGCAGCCCAAAAATTGGCGGGCGAATTGCAGGCACAAGGCGTTGAGGTTATCGTTATTGACGCCAATATTACAAAAACGGCGGACATGGATCAGGCCGTTAGAACTACGGTAGAACGTTTTGGCAAACTGGATATTCTGGTCAATGTTGCTGGTCTCATAACTTGTAAGCAGGTGGTTGACTTAACAGAAGACGACTGGGATTCTGTTGTCGATACCAACGCCAAAGGTACTTTTGTTGCCAATAAGGCAGTGCTGCCGCAAATGAAAAAACAGGGCGGCGGCAGGATCATAAACTTTACATCGATAGCAGGTAAAACCGGTTACCCGGGTCTTGCCCATTATTGTGCCTCCAAGTTTGCGGTAATAGGTTTTACGAATGCGTTAGCTAAAGAACTGGTAAAAGATAACATAACCGTTAATGCCGTCGCTCCCGGCATTGTTGCTACGGAAATGTGGGTTAATCTTCGCAAAGCATGGGCCCTGCCCGGAGAAACGGAGGAAGAAAGCTATAAACGTTGTGTAACCAGCATGATTCCTCAAGGCGTGGATCAAACTCCGGAAGATATGGCGAAAGCCGTACTGTTCTTTATTGATAATCCCTGTGTTACCGGACAGACTCTAAATGTTGACGGCGGCTGCTCTTAG